GACCATGGCGAAGTAGGCGTCGACCACCGTGGCGCCGCCGGAGGTGCGGCGGAACACCTCGGCGATGTCGGGGTTGCTCTCGACGAGCTCCTGCACGTCCTGGCCGAGCGACCCGAAGGCGACGCCGAGGACGGCCATGCCGGCGGCCCAGGCCACGATCGCGGTCCGCTGCAGGCGCAGCGCGAGACCGACGGGCGAGACGAGCAGCGACGACGCGCGGGCGGGCCCCGGACGGGCGGCCACCAGCCCGCTGCCGACGTCGCGCCGGGTCGTGAGCCAGCCCGCCAGCGCCACGAGCGCCACCGCGACAGCGGCCGCGAGCGCGAGGGGCCACCACCGCTCTTCGCCGAAGGCCCGCACCGCCTGCACCCACCCGAAGGGCGAGGCCCAGCTCAGGCCGTTGCCGGCCACGTCCCCGACGGCCCGCACCAGGAACGCGGCGCCGAGGACGGCCAGGCACAGCCCGGTGGCAGCCCGGCTGTGCTCCGCGACCTGGGCCGCCACCAGCGCCAGACCGGTGAACACCCAGCCCAGCGCGGCCACGGAGGCGCCGTACAGCAGGGAGCCGGAGGGGGGCAGCCCGACGGCGAGGAAGGTCGCGGCGATCCCGAGCCCGACCGCGGCGCACGCCGCCGAGACCACGAGACCGACCGCCAGCAGGTCGGCCTGACGTCCCAGCACGCCGGCGCGCAGCAGCTCGGTGCGGCCCGCCTCCTCGTCGGCGCGGGTGTGGCGCAGCGTGACGAGGACGGCCATGAGCGCGACCCCGACCAGCGCGGTGAAGGTCACCTCGAAGACGGTGATGCCGCCCAGGGTGTCCACCGCCGTCGGCGGACCGGTCATCGCGATCGTCGCGGTGCTGCTCCCGACGCTGCGGGCGTAACCGGCCTGGGCCTCGGGCGTGCCGTAGACGCCCTGCACCGCGGCGGCGGAGAAGCCGACCAGGCCGACCTGCGCCCCCAGCCACACCGGCAGCCGGACGCGGTCGCGGCGCAGGACGAGGCGGACCAGCGCGAGCGTGCCGGTGAAGCGGTCCGGCCCCACGCGGCGGCGCGTGGTCACGAGCCGCCTCCGTCCGGCGGCGGGTCGGCGGCGGGCTCGTCGCGGCCGTACTGGCGCAGGAACAGCTCCTCCAGCGTCGGCGGGTGGCTGACCAGCGAGCGGACGCCGTGCGGGGCGAGGTGGGACACGACAGCGTCGAGGTGGTCCGAGCCCACCTGGAGCGAGACCCGGTGACCGTCGGTGTCGAGGCGTCGCAGCGCGGTGACGCCCGGCAGTGCGGCCAGGCCGGGGACGGGGCTGGCGGTCTCGACCACGAGCGAGGTCAGGGCCAGGCCGCGGAGCTCGTCGAGCGTGCCGGTCCGCACCGTGCGGCCGGCGCGGATGATGCTCACGCGGTCGCAGAGCTCCTCGACCTCGGCCAGGATGTGGCTCGACAGCAGCACGGTGCGGCCCTCGCGGCGCACCTCGCGGATGCAGTCCTGGAACTCCTCCTCCATGAGCGGGTCGAGTCCCGAGGTCGGCTCGTCGAGGATGAGCAGCTCGGCGCGCGAGGCCAGCGCGGCGACCAGGCCCACCTTCTGGCGGTTGCCCTTGGAGTAGGCGCGGGTCTTCTTGGTGGGGTCGAGCGCGAAGCGCTCCAGCAGCGCGTCGCGCCGCTCGTGGTCGACCTCGCCCCGCAGCCGCCCGAGGACGTCGATGACCTCGCCGCCGGTGAGCTGGGGCCACAGCGTCACGTCGCCGGGCACGTAGGCCAGCCGCCGGTGCACCCGGGTCGCCTCCGACCACGGGTCGCCGCCGAGCAGGCGCACCTGCCCGGAGGTGGCGCGCAGCAGCCCGAGCAGCACCCGGATCGTGGTCGACTTGCCCGACCCGTTGGGCCCGAGGAACCCGTGCACCTCACCCGGGCCGACCACCAGGTCCAGCCCGTCGAGCGCACGGAACCCGCCGAACTGCTTGACCAGGTCGCGCACCTCGATCACGTCCGCCATGCCCAGAACGTAGGCGGGCCGGGAGGGGAGCCGTCAGGGCCGAGGGTCCACACCTGAGGAGTCTCTCGGCGGGGCACCATCAGGAACGGAACCGACCTGATGGGGTCCTAGCGTGGCGGCATGAGCGATTCACCGATCCCCAGCCCGATGTCCAGCCCGACCCCGTCCACGGACCCGGACGCCGACGAGCGCGCCGACCTCCTCGAGGCTCTCCGCAAGCACCGGGGCCTGTTCCGGGTCACGGTCCAGGGTCTGAGCGACGAGCAGGCGGCCAGCCGTCCGACCGTCAGCGAGCTCAGCCTCGGCGGCCTCGTCAAGCACGTCAGCGCCACCGAGGCGGAGTGGGCGCGCTTCGTCGTCGAGGGCCCTGCCACGCAGCCGGACATGGACTGGGGCAGCATCGACTGGTCGAACCCGCCGCCGGAGGTGCTGGAGTACCAGAACCAGTTCCGCATGGTGGAGGGGGACACGCTGGCCGGCATCCTCGCGAGGTACGACGAGGTGGCCGCCGCCACCGACGCGCTGGTGCAGCGCGTCGACCTCGCGGCCCGGCACCCGCTCCCGGCGGCGCCGTGGTTCGAGCCCGGGGCGACCTGGAGCGCGCGGCGCACCTTCGCCCACGTCGTGGCCGAGACCGCCCAGCACGCCGGTCACGCAGACATCCTGCGCGAGACGATCGACGGCCAGAAGTCGATGGGCTGAGCGAGCCCGGGGCCGGGGTGGTCAGGGCGGGGGGCGGCCGCCGCGCGGTCAGCGTTGCAGTGCGCGCAGGTCAGCCCGGCAGCGCTGCTCGACCCGGTCGATCTCGACCAGGGTGGCCTCGATGTCGTCGCGCAGCCGGTGCAGCTCGGAGCGCCGCACGTCGCACTGGGCGATGAGGAACTCCAGCTGGCCCGCCTCGCCCGGCGGCTCGTCGTACATGTTGACGATGACGCCGATCTGGTCGAGCGAGAAGCCGAGGCGCTTGCCGCGCAGGATCAGCTCGAGGCGGATGCGGTCGCGCTGGCGGTAGACGCGCGCGGTGCCGACGCGCTCGGGGGAGAGCAGGCCGAGCTGCTCGTAGTGGCGCAGGGTCCGCAGCGTGACGTCGTACTCCTGCGCGAGCTCGGTGATGCTCCAGGTGCGGTCAGCCATCCGGTCCTCCTGGATCTCGACGAGCTCGGTCACCGGGGCTCGCTTGCCTTACGTTGACGTCAGCGTCACACACTGGGGGCATGACTTTCGAGCTGTCCGCCGAGCACGAGGACTTCCGCCGCAGCATCCGCGACTTCGCCGAGAAGGAGGTCGCGCCCCACGTCGCCGGCTGGGACCGCGCCCACCACTTCCCGGTCGACCTGGTGGCCAAGATGGGCGACCTGGGGCTGTTCGGCCTCACCGCCCCCGAGGAGTACGGCGGCGCCGGTGACGACGGCGACTTCACCAGCCTCTGCGTGGCCATCGAGGAGCTCGGCCGCGTCGACCAGTCGGTCGGCATCACCCTGGAGGCCGCGGTCGGGCTGGGCATCAACCCGATCCAGACGTTCGGCACCAAGGAGCAGCAGGACCGCTGGCTGCCCGACCTGGTGGCCGGCAAGGCGATCGCGGGCTTCGGGCTGACCGAGCCCGGTGCCGGCTCCGACGCGGGCGCGACGGCGACCAAGGCCGAGCTCGTCGACGACGAGTGGGTCGTCAACGGCGCCAAGCAGTTCATCACCAACTCCGGCTCCGAGATCACCTCCTGCGTGACGGTGACCGCCCGGACCGGGACGCGGGACAACGGTTCGCCGGAGATCAGCGCGATCATCCTGCCGGCGGGCACGCCCGGTTTCGTGGCCGAGAAGGCCTACGACAAGCTCGGCTGGCACCTCTCCGACACCCACCCGCTGACCTTCACCGACGCGCGCGTGCCGGCCGACCACCTGCTGGGGGAGCGCGGCCGCGGCTTCGCGCAGTTCCTCGCCACCCTCGACGACGGCCGGGTCGCGATCGCGGCCCTGGCGGTCGGCTGCATCCAGGCGTGCCTGGACATGAGCGTGGAGTACGCCGGCGAGCGGCAGACGTTCGGCGGCCCGATCGGGCGCAAGCAGGGCGTGGCGTTCCAGATCGCCGACCTCGAGGTCATGCTCCAGGCGTCGCGCGCGCTGACCTACAAGGCGGCCGCGATGAAGGACGCCGGGCGGCACACCGGGTCGTCGATGAAGGAGTTCAAGCGGGCGGCCGCGGTGGCCAAGCTCTACGCCACCGAGTCGGCGGTGACGGCGACTCGGATCGCCACCCAGGTCTTCGGCGGCTACGGCTTCATGGAGGAGTACCCGGTGGCGCGCTTCTACCGCGACGCCAAGATCCTCGAGATCGGCGAGGGAACCTCCGAGGTCCAGCGCATGCTCATCGCCCGGGGACTCGGCCTCCCCGTCGAGTGACGCCTCCACCACAATCGCGCACAAGAACGTTCATGTGACGTGAGAGCGTCACAGCCGCCACATGAGCGGTCTTGTGAACGAAAAGGTGAGGGGTCAGGCGGGGGTGGGGAGGTCCGGGCCGTCGTCGGCGGGGTCGGCCGAGTCGTGGGCGGCGGTGCGCTCGTCGGAGTCGGCGAGGATCGCCTCGGCCTGGGCCTCGGGGTCCTCGCTGCCGGCCGCCTTCTCCTCGGGCAGCAGGTCGGCGCGGGTCTCCACACGCTCGCGGTCGCGGTCGGTCTCACTCATGCTCCCGACCCTACGGCAGCCGGCCCGACCGGCCGCGTCAGTCGGGTCGGGGCGCCCAGAAGTCGGTCCACGCGTGGCCCAGGTCGGCCAGCAGCTCGCGCAGCAGCGGCAGGCTGATCCCCACCACGTTGTGCGGGTCGCCCTCGATGCCGGCGACGAAGGCGCCGCCGAGCCCGTCGAGGGTGAAGGCGCCGGCCACCTCGAGCGGCTCGCCGGTGGCGACGTACGCCGTGATCTCGGCGTCGGTGACCTCGGCGAAGCGGACCGTCGTGGCACCCGCCCCGACGACCTGGCGTCCGGTGTCGAGGTCGACGACGCAGTGGCCGGTGTGGAGCACCCCGGTGCGCCCCCGCATGGCGCGCCACCGTGCGGTGGCCTCGTCGGCCGAGGCGGACTTGCCGTGGACCTGCCCGTCCAGCTCCAGCACCGAGTCGCAGCCCACGACCAGGCCGGGGGCGTCGACGACGCCGGCCACCGCCTGGGCCTTGAGCACGGCGAGCTCGGTCGCCAGCGCGGCGGCGTCCGCGAGCGCGACCTGCGACTCGTCGACGCCGGAGACCACCACCTCCGGGGCCAGTCCGGCCGATCGCAGGGTGGCCAGCCGCGCCGGTGAGCGCGACGCCAGGATCAGCCGCGTCGGCAGCGCCCCCGGCGCGGTGACGGGGTCACCCGGACGCGGGACGTCGGCGACCGGCTCGTCGCCGACGCGCGGCTCGGGCAGCTCCGGCGGGCCGGGCGACTGTCCGGGGATCGGGTCCGGCGCGCTCACAGCCGCTCCAGCGCCCGGGCCAGCGGGTCCAGCCCGATGCAGCCGAGGTCCAGCGCGCGCCGGTGGAAGTCGCGCAGGTCGAAGGCGTCGCCGTGGCGGGCCTGCGCGTCGGCGCGAGCCTGCAGCCACACCCGCTCGCCGAGCTTGTACGACGGCGCCTGGCCGGGCCAGCCGAGGTAGCGGTTGACCTCGAAGGCCAGCGTGCCCTCGTCCATGCGGCTGTTGTCGCGCATGAATTCGAGCACCAGGTCGGCGTCCCAGGTCTCGCCGGGATGGAAGCCGAGCGGGTTGTCGGCTGGGATCTCGAGGCCGAGGTGCACGCCGATGTCGGCCACCACCCGGGCCGCCCGGAAGCCCTGCTCGACCAGCATCCCGAGCCGGTCGGCCGGGTCGTCGAGGAAGCCGAGCTCGTCCATGAGCCGCTCGGCGTACAGCGCCCAGCCCTCGCCGCTGCCGGAGACCCAGCACATCCGCCGCTGCCAGCGGTTGAGCAGGTCGGCGCGGAAGCAGGTCTGGCCGATCTGCAGGTGATGGCCGGGCACGCCCTCGTGGTAGACGGTGCTGACCTGCTCCCACTTCTGGAAGTGCGTGACGCCCGCCGG
This DNA window, taken from Nocardioides sp. HDW12B, encodes the following:
- a CDS encoding ABC transporter ATP-binding protein, whose product is MADVIEVRDLVKQFGGFRALDGLDLVVGPGEVHGFLGPNGSGKSTTIRVLLGLLRATSGQVRLLGGDPWSEATRVHRRLAYVPGDVTLWPQLTGGEVIDVLGRLRGEVDHERRDALLERFALDPTKKTRAYSKGNRQKVGLVAALASRAELLILDEPTSGLDPLMEEEFQDCIREVRREGRTVLLSSHILAEVEELCDRVSIIRAGRTVRTGTLDELRGLALTSLVVETASPVPGLAALPGVTALRRLDTDGHRVSLQVGSDHLDAVVSHLAPHGVRSLVSHPPTLEELFLRQYGRDEPAADPPPDGGGS
- a CDS encoding DinB family protein, translating into MSDSPIPSPMSSPTPSTDPDADERADLLEALRKHRGLFRVTVQGLSDEQAASRPTVSELSLGGLVKHVSATEAEWARFVVEGPATQPDMDWGSIDWSNPPPEVLEYQNQFRMVEGDTLAGILARYDEVAAATDALVQRVDLAARHPLPAAPWFEPGATWSARRTFAHVVAETAQHAGHADILRETIDGQKSMG
- a CDS encoding MerR family DNA-binding transcriptional regulator, with protein sequence MTELVEIQEDRMADRTWSITELAQEYDVTLRTLRHYEQLGLLSPERVGTARVYRQRDRIRLELILRGKRLGFSLDQIGVIVNMYDEPPGEAGQLEFLIAQCDVRRSELHRLRDDIEATLVEIDRVEQRCRADLRALQR
- a CDS encoding acyl-CoA dehydrogenase family protein, with protein sequence MTFELSAEHEDFRRSIRDFAEKEVAPHVAGWDRAHHFPVDLVAKMGDLGLFGLTAPEEYGGAGDDGDFTSLCVAIEELGRVDQSVGITLEAAVGLGINPIQTFGTKEQQDRWLPDLVAGKAIAGFGLTEPGAGSDAGATATKAELVDDEWVVNGAKQFITNSGSEITSCVTVTARTGTRDNGSPEISAIILPAGTPGFVAEKAYDKLGWHLSDTHPLTFTDARVPADHLLGERGRGFAQFLATLDDGRVAIAALAVGCIQACLDMSVEYAGERQTFGGPIGRKQGVAFQIADLEVMLQASRALTYKAAAMKDAGRHTGSSMKEFKRAAAVAKLYATESAVTATRIATQVFGGYGFMEEYPVARFYRDAKILEIGEGTSEVQRMLIARGLGLPVE
- a CDS encoding nucleoside triphosphate pyrophosphatase codes for the protein MSAPDPIPGQSPGPPELPEPRVGDEPVADVPRPGDPVTAPGALPTRLILASRSPARLATLRSAGLAPEVVVSGVDESQVALADAAALATELAVLKAQAVAGVVDAPGLVVGCDSVLELDGQVHGKSASADEATARWRAMRGRTGVLHTGHCVVDLDTGRQVVGAGATTVRFAEVTDAEITAYVATGEPLEVAGAFTLDGLGGAFVAGIEGDPHNVVGISLPLLRELLADLGHAWTDFWAPRPD